The following are encoded together in the Bacillus sp. NP157 genome:
- a CDS encoding helix-turn-helix transcriptional regulator encodes MATDNPHTLGRFLRDRRSRLDPATFGFTGGRRRTPGLRREEVAQRANISPTWYTWLEQGRGGAPSASVLERLAGCLMLTETEREHMFMLALGHPPQPRYRESEGITPRLQRVLDAMPTSPAIVRTATWDVVAWNRAAAVVLTDYATLPREQRNILRLMFSSQRIRAAQDDWLSVARFVVGTFRADAARAGAGDEINALVEELCQGSAEFATLWRSSDIAGHGDGMKRMHHPTLGTMELEFSTFAVDGRPDLTMMVYNPTTPELVARVLAQVTNGG; translated from the coding sequence ATGGCTACCGATAACCCGCATACCCTGGGTCGCTTCCTGCGCGACCGCCGCTCCCGGCTCGACCCGGCCACCTTCGGTTTCACCGGCGGTCGCCGGCGCACGCCCGGGCTGCGCCGGGAGGAAGTCGCCCAGCGCGCCAACATCAGCCCGACCTGGTACACCTGGCTCGAACAGGGTCGCGGCGGCGCGCCCTCCGCGTCCGTGCTCGAGCGCCTCGCCGGCTGCCTGATGCTGACCGAGACCGAGCGCGAGCACATGTTCATGCTGGCACTCGGCCACCCGCCGCAACCACGCTACCGGGAAAGCGAAGGCATCACGCCGCGGCTGCAGCGCGTGCTCGACGCCATGCCGACCAGCCCCGCCATCGTCCGCACCGCCACGTGGGACGTCGTGGCCTGGAATCGTGCCGCCGCCGTCGTGCTCACCGACTACGCCACGCTGCCGCGCGAGCAACGCAACATCCTTCGCCTGATGTTTTCCAGCCAGCGCATCCGTGCCGCGCAGGACGACTGGCTGAGCGTCGCCCGCTTCGTGGTCGGCACCTTTCGCGCCGACGCCGCGCGCGCCGGCGCCGGTGACGAAATCAACGCGCTGGTGGAAGAGCTGTGCCAGGGCAGCGCGGAGTTCGCGACGCTCTGGCGCAGCAGCGACATCGCCGGGCATGGCGATGGGATGAAGCGCATGCATCACCCCACGCTGGGCACGATGGAGCTGGAATTCTCCACCTTCGCCGTCGACGGCCGCCCGGACCTCACGATGATGGTCTACAACCCCACCACGCCGGAACTGGTGGCACGCGTGCTCGCGCAGGTCACGAACGGGGGCTGA
- a CDS encoding efflux RND transporter periplasmic adaptor subunit: protein MTFVSYRKKTLCVVVAALLPCLADAAPVEPATTTHPLTLDADAIREAGIVVSQLARRNMTDELRAPGEVKADAYATALVTPRVASQVVARKAALGDEVKAGQPLVVLSSVDVAETQGQLIVASQDWARVAALGPQAVSARRYNEALIQRDQARAKLKAYGLSDGQLADLVKRGSPAADGRFALLAPQAGRVTTDDFIVGERVEPGRVLFTLVAESSVWVDARLAPGDAAQVKRDAEATVLAHGRELRGRVIQRSHQASEASRTVSLRIRVGNEHDLLHPGELVEARIAVGASTATLAVPAEAIVLLQNQPTVFVRGERPGQFEPVAIDPGGTRDGWTAIRQGLEEGVPYVSKGAFALKARILRAQLGDE from the coding sequence ATGACCTTCGTTTCGTATCGCAAGAAAACCCTGTGCGTCGTCGTCGCCGCGTTGCTGCCATGTCTCGCCGATGCCGCGCCCGTCGAGCCTGCCACGACGACGCATCCGCTGACGCTGGACGCCGACGCCATCCGGGAGGCCGGCATCGTGGTCAGCCAGCTCGCCCGTCGGAACATGACCGATGAGCTTCGCGCACCCGGCGAAGTCAAGGCCGATGCGTACGCCACCGCGCTGGTCACGCCGCGCGTCGCGTCGCAGGTGGTCGCGCGCAAGGCGGCGCTTGGCGATGAGGTGAAGGCGGGCCAGCCGCTGGTCGTCCTTTCCAGCGTCGACGTCGCCGAAACGCAGGGCCAGCTCATCGTCGCCAGCCAGGACTGGGCACGCGTCGCTGCGCTGGGACCGCAGGCCGTCTCGGCGCGACGCTACAACGAGGCACTCATCCAGCGCGACCAGGCCCGGGCGAAGCTGAAGGCCTATGGCCTGTCCGACGGCCAGCTTGCCGATCTGGTGAAGCGTGGCTCGCCTGCGGCGGACGGCCGCTTCGCCTTGCTGGCGCCGCAGGCCGGCCGGGTGACGACGGATGACTTCATCGTGGGTGAGCGCGTCGAGCCGGGCCGCGTCCTGTTTACGCTCGTCGCCGAATCGTCGGTATGGGTCGACGCCCGCCTTGCCCCCGGCGACGCCGCGCAGGTGAAGCGCGACGCCGAGGCCACGGTGCTGGCGCACGGACGGGAACTCCGCGGCCGCGTGATCCAGCGGTCGCACCAGGCCAGCGAGGCGAGCCGCACGGTCAGCCTGCGCATCCGCGTCGGCAACGAACACGACCTGCTGCATCCCGGCGAACTGGTCGAAGCGCGGATTGCCGTCGGTGCATCGACGGCGACGCTGGCGGTCCCCGCCGAAGCGATCGTCCTGCTGCAAAACCAGCCGACCGTCTTCGTCCGTGGAGAACGGCCCGGTCAATTCGAACCGGTGGCGATCGACCCGGGTGGCACCCGCGATGGGTGGACGGCGATCAGGCAGGGGCTGGAGGAAGGCGTGCCCTATGTCAGCAAGGGAGCGTTCGCCTTGAAGGCACGGATCCTCCGTGCGCAGCTGGGAGACGAATGA
- a CDS encoding LysR family transcriptional regulator, with product MDITLDEIQNFIAVVDTGSITSAATQLDQTVSAASRTLGRLEQKLKTTLLRRTTRRIELTDEGEAFLERAREIVAAVEGAEEAMATRRARPAGRLRVDAAMPFMLHVVAPLVAGYREQYPDVELELHTSEGYIDLLERRTDVALRIGRLKDSTLHARPIGSSQVRVLASPAYLERRGTPRKVADLQGHSLLGFTEPDLLNEWPLRDARRQPLHIKPTISTSSGETLRHLALGGNGIVCLSDFMTWQDRQAGTLVEVLARQVVEHRQPINAVYYRNTAISARIASFVNYLADAIGENGFDR from the coding sequence ATGGACATCACGCTCGACGAGATCCAGAACTTCATCGCCGTGGTCGATACCGGTTCGATCACCAGTGCGGCGACGCAGCTGGACCAGACCGTGTCGGCGGCGAGCCGGACGCTGGGGCGACTCGAGCAGAAGCTGAAGACCACCCTGCTCCGCCGTACGACACGCCGGATCGAGCTGACCGACGAAGGCGAAGCCTTCCTCGAACGGGCGCGCGAGATCGTCGCCGCCGTGGAGGGGGCCGAGGAAGCCATGGCGACGCGGCGTGCACGTCCGGCCGGGCGGCTCCGCGTCGACGCGGCCATGCCGTTCATGCTCCACGTGGTCGCGCCGCTGGTGGCGGGTTACCGCGAGCAGTATCCCGACGTCGAGCTGGAACTGCATACCAGCGAAGGCTATATCGACCTGCTCGAACGGCGCACCGACGTCGCGTTGCGTATCGGGCGCCTGAAGGACTCGACCCTGCACGCACGACCCATCGGCAGCAGCCAGGTGCGCGTGCTCGCGAGCCCTGCTTACCTCGAACGGCGCGGCACGCCACGCAAGGTGGCCGACCTGCAGGGACACAGCCTGCTCGGCTTCACCGAGCCCGACCTGCTCAACGAATGGCCGCTGCGCGATGCACGACGCCAGCCGCTGCATATCAAGCCGACCATCTCCACGTCGAGCGGCGAAACACTGCGCCACCTTGCACTGGGCGGTAACGGCATCGTCTGCCTGTCGGATTTCATGACCTGGCAGGATCGCCAGGCCGGCACGCTGGTGGAAGTGCTTGCGCGGCAGGTGGTCGAACACCGGCAGCCGATCAACGCGGTCTACTACCGAAACACCGCGATCTCCGCACGCATCGCATCGTTCGTGAATTACCTCGCCGATGCGATAGGCGAAAACGGCTTCGATCGCTGA
- a CDS encoding PAS domain S-box protein, with protein sequence MGYMVQHDDAGVAGRAAGDAPGPADVMALGQSDTQFRLLVDGVADYAIYMISPDGRVASWNSGAQRIKGYLPAEIIGRHYRAFYTEEDQATHEPERNLRRATAEGRVEAEGWRVRKDGTRFWAHVIIDRILDDNGQLVGFAKVTRDVTVQREAAAQLEEAREALFQSQKMEAIGQLTGGMAHDFNNLLMAIQSSLDLLVRRIPDDPNIQNLVAAAQAGVNRGKSLSQRMLAFARKQELRPQAVDLVELVHGMSELIDGTLGARFQLATRFAFRLDRVLVDPHQLELALLNLVVNARDAYGDGGGRISIEADALEAPHADVPGLPAGRYIRLAVVDQGPGMDAATLARATDPFFTTKGVGKGTGLGLSMVHGLAAQSHGRLVLRSQPAVGTRADIWLPIVGQAPVDLPRPLIAGPLPEVPAPALRILAVDDDVLVLSTLKALLEDMGHAVTATASGERAIELLRGDGDYDLLLTDYAMPGITGGDVARSARLARPELPVVLATGYADLAMGDFPGLLRLDKPFNRDNLERTIVRAVAAPGS encoded by the coding sequence GTGGGTTACATGGTGCAGCACGACGATGCGGGCGTGGCAGGCAGGGCGGCGGGCGATGCGCCCGGGCCGGCCGATGTCATGGCCCTGGGCCAGAGCGACACCCAGTTCCGCCTGCTGGTGGACGGTGTGGCCGACTATGCGATCTACATGATCAGCCCGGACGGCCGGGTGGCCAGCTGGAACTCCGGCGCCCAGCGCATCAAGGGTTACCTGCCCGCCGAGATCATCGGCCGGCATTACCGCGCGTTCTACACCGAGGAAGACCAGGCCACGCACGAGCCGGAGCGGAACCTGCGCCGCGCGACCGCCGAAGGCCGGGTGGAAGCCGAAGGCTGGCGCGTGCGCAAGGACGGCACCCGCTTCTGGGCCCACGTGATCATCGACCGGATCCTCGACGACAACGGCCAGCTCGTCGGCTTCGCCAAGGTGACGCGCGACGTGACCGTGCAGCGCGAGGCCGCCGCGCAGCTGGAGGAAGCCCGCGAGGCGCTGTTCCAGTCGCAAAAAATGGAAGCCATTGGCCAGCTCACCGGCGGCATGGCGCACGACTTCAATAACCTGCTGATGGCGATCCAGAGCTCGCTCGACCTGCTGGTGCGCCGGATCCCCGACGACCCGAACATCCAGAACCTGGTCGCGGCCGCCCAGGCCGGGGTCAACCGCGGCAAGAGCCTGTCGCAACGCATGCTGGCATTTGCCCGCAAGCAGGAGCTGCGCCCGCAGGCGGTGGACCTGGTCGAGCTGGTCCATGGCATGTCGGAACTGATCGACGGCACGCTTGGCGCGCGTTTCCAGCTCGCGACCCGTTTCGCCTTCCGCCTCGACCGCGTGCTGGTCGACCCACACCAGCTCGAACTCGCGCTGTTGAACCTCGTGGTCAATGCGCGCGATGCGTACGGCGATGGAGGCGGCCGGATCTCGATCGAGGCCGATGCACTGGAAGCACCGCACGCCGACGTGCCTGGCTTGCCGGCAGGCCGCTATATCCGCCTCGCGGTGGTCGACCAGGGCCCGGGCATGGATGCGGCGACGCTGGCCCGCGCCACGGATCCCTTCTTCACCACCAAGGGCGTCGGCAAGGGCACCGGACTGGGCCTGTCGATGGTCCACGGCCTCGCCGCGCAATCGCACGGGCGCCTGGTCCTGCGCAGCCAGCCGGCGGTGGGCACGCGCGCCGATATCTGGTTGCCCATCGTGGGACAGGCCCCCGTCGACCTGCCCCGGCCGCTGATCGCCGGGCCGTTGCCCGAGGTGCCCGCGCCGGCCCTGCGCATCCTTGCCGTCGACGACGACGTGCTGGTGCTGTCGACGCTGAAGGCCCTGCTCGAAGACATGGGCCACGCCGTCACCGCCACGGCATCCGGCGAGCGCGCCATCGAGCTGCTGCGCGGCGACGGCGACTACGACCTGTTGCTGACCGACTACGCCATGCCCGGTATCACCGGCGGCGACGTGGCACGCAGTGCCCGGCTGGCCCGCCCGGAGCTTCCCGTGGTTCTGGCCACCGGCTACGCCGACCTCGCGATGGGCGATTTCCCGGGGCTGCTCCGCCTGGACAAGCCATTCAACCGCGACAACCTCGAACGCACCATCGTGCGTGCCGTGGCCGCTCCGGGCAGCTAG
- a CDS encoding SDR family oxidoreductase, with the protein MRIFLTGATGFIGSRIVPELLAAGHQVLGMTRSESGARALAAAGAEAHQATLEDLDSLRAGAEGVDAVIHTAFDHDFSNFVANCEKDRRVIGALGSVLKGSQRPLLITSGTGLGMGADHQPAREQIVNLDHPNPRVASEMAGNALLDAGVNLSVVRLPQVHDPVKQGLVSPFIDQSRAKGLVAYVGDGNNRWPAAHVDDVARLYRLAIEKAEVGARYHAVDEEGVSARDIATVVAEGLGLPLRSIAPEEAAAHFGWLSIFAALDMPASSAWTRDYLGWTPTGPSLLEDLRRMDYTA; encoded by the coding sequence ATGCGTATTTTCCTTACCGGCGCCACGGGTTTCATCGGTTCGCGCATCGTCCCCGAGTTGCTCGCGGCCGGCCACCAGGTGCTTGGCATGACCCGATCGGAGAGCGGTGCCCGTGCGCTGGCGGCCGCCGGCGCCGAGGCGCACCAGGCGACGCTGGAAGACCTCGACAGCCTGCGCGCGGGTGCCGAAGGCGTCGACGCCGTGATCCACACCGCCTTCGACCACGACTTCTCGAACTTCGTCGCCAATTGCGAGAAGGACCGTCGTGTCATCGGGGCCCTTGGGTCGGTGCTGAAAGGCTCCCAACGTCCCTTGCTCATTACCTCGGGCACCGGCCTGGGCATGGGCGCCGACCACCAGCCGGCGCGCGAACAGATCGTCAACCTCGACCATCCCAATCCGCGCGTCGCGTCGGAGATGGCCGGCAATGCCTTGCTCGACGCCGGGGTGAACCTGTCCGTGGTGCGGCTACCCCAGGTCCACGATCCGGTGAAACAGGGCCTGGTGTCGCCCTTCATCGACCAGTCGCGCGCGAAGGGGCTGGTCGCCTACGTAGGCGATGGCAACAACCGCTGGCCCGCCGCGCACGTGGACGACGTCGCTCGCCTGTATCGGCTCGCGATCGAGAAAGCCGAAGTGGGTGCGCGCTACCACGCCGTCGACGAGGAAGGTGTCTCGGCCCGCGACATCGCCACGGTCGTCGCGGAGGGCCTCGGCCTGCCGCTGCGCTCGATCGCACCGGAAGAGGCCGCGGCGCACTTCGGCTGGCTGTCGATCTTCGCCGCCCTCGACATGCCCGCGTCCAGCGCCTGGACCCGCGACTACCTGGGCTGGACGCCCACCGGCCCCAGCCTCCTCGAGGACCTGCGCCGGATGGACTACACGGCTTAG
- a CDS encoding SDR family oxidoreductase, translating into MSRLANKVAIVTGASSGIGRATALLFAREGAKVVVGARRDAELQSLVAEIQAAGGDAAALAGDVRDEAYARALVELAVARYGRLDIAFNNAGTLGELGPSTGVSESGWQQAIDVNLTGSFLSAKHQLAQMEKDGGGSIVFTSTFVGYSFSFPGVAAYAASKAGLIGLTQALAAEFGPRGIRVNAVLPGAVETEMYLEMNDTPESQETLRRMHALQRVATPDELAKAVLFYASDDASFITGTASLVDGGASISRL; encoded by the coding sequence ATGTCCCGCCTTGCCAACAAAGTTGCCATCGTCACCGGTGCCAGTTCGGGCATCGGCCGTGCCACCGCCCTGCTGTTCGCCCGTGAAGGTGCGAAGGTGGTGGTCGGCGCCCGCCGTGACGCCGAGCTGCAATCCCTCGTCGCCGAGATCCAGGCCGCCGGTGGCGATGCCGCCGCCCTCGCCGGCGACGTCCGCGACGAGGCCTACGCCAGGGCGCTCGTCGAGCTCGCCGTCGCCCGCTATGGCCGCCTCGACATCGCCTTCAACAACGCCGGCACGCTCGGCGAGCTGGGGCCAAGCACCGGCGTCAGCGAGTCGGGCTGGCAGCAGGCGATCGACGTCAATCTCACCGGCTCGTTCCTTTCGGCCAAGCACCAGCTGGCGCAGATGGAAAAAGACGGCGGCGGCTCGATCGTGTTCACCTCAACCTTCGTCGGCTACTCGTTCTCGTTCCCCGGCGTGGCCGCGTATGCCGCCAGCAAGGCCGGCCTGATCGGCCTCACCCAGGCCCTTGCTGCCGAGTTCGGACCGCGCGGCATCCGGGTCAACGCCGTGTTGCCGGGCGCCGTGGAAACCGAGATGTACCTGGAAATGAACGACACGCCCGAATCACAGGAAACGCTGCGCAGGATGCACGCACTGCAGCGCGTGGCGACGCCGGATGAACTGGCGAAGGCCGTGCTGTTCTACGCTTCGGACGACGCCTCGTTCATCACCGGCACCGCATCGCTCGTCGACGGTGGGGCTTCTATCAGCCGGCTTTGA
- a CDS encoding CusA/CzcA family heavy metal efflux RND transporter, giving the protein MLTRIVALSLQYKVLVIIGFVLVAAFGYHAARTLPIDAFPDVTPVQVNVYTEAAGLAAEDVETLLTTPVESSLAGLPGVQDVRSVSLFGLSYVSVYFDDDMDIYFARQLVNERLQQVGERLPAGYGKPEMGPNTSGLGQVFWYTVERASDTAADAPSDMDLRALQDWSIRLILRTAPGVDDVTSWGGQQKQYQVRVDPLRLAAHSLGFRDVIDALAANNAQVGGNVLDVGREQYLVRGLGLVENAKDIGSIVLTSSDGTPVYIRDVATVTEAGAPRTGAVTRDGKEVVLGQALARVGENARSVVDAVKAKLETVRKALPNGTVVKPVYERTDLVNAAVGTAVRALIEGSILVALVLFLFLGELRSALIVVVTLPLAMLIAFICMGQAGLSANLMSLAGLAIGIGMMVDGAVVMVENAFRIMAEKRAEGAGVDRSAAVLQAAREVAAPMAFAILIIIVVFLPLLSLQGLEGKMFKPMAFNISFAMAGSLVLALTLVPVLAALVLKPKAEKDTRLVGYLKRAYARVLGWSLAHRRVVLGIAAAALIASLALFPFLGKEFMPNLREGAIMWRITSIPSASLDESIDISRRVADRIKAKFPEVDTTLAMIGRAEKGETADVNYMEVYTPLKQEAQWRRGQTLESIEEAMQAELGALLPTAVVSYTQPIQMRIEELISGVRATLALKIYGDDLAQLDRLAAASKAVLAGVPGVADLALEANLGKPQVRIAVDREALARYGLNAQDILTVVRNGIGGEPVGTLLDGVKRFDLTVRLNAANTASLQELERIPLRTPSGALVRLDQVASLTTAEGYSFIRREQLQRYAVIQMDVRGRDIDGFVRDANAALATSVPMPTGYYSEWGGAFENQQRALARLAIIVPATIFLIFILLYTAFNSTRHAALILANVPFATIGGVVGLFLTGQYLSVPSAIGFIAVFGVAMLNGIVLVSFLNEQRRAGMGVREAVLRGTALRLRPVLMTASVAILGLVPMLLSRGVGAETQRPLATVVVGGLVTATLLTLVLLPVLYDWMEGRKEAVSPRS; this is encoded by the coding sequence ATGCTCACCCGTATCGTCGCCCTGTCGTTGCAGTACAAGGTGCTGGTGATCATCGGCTTCGTGCTCGTGGCCGCGTTTGGCTACCACGCCGCGCGCACGCTGCCGATCGATGCCTTCCCCGACGTCACGCCGGTGCAGGTGAATGTCTACACCGAAGCCGCCGGCCTTGCCGCCGAAGACGTGGAAACCCTGCTCACCACGCCCGTCGAGTCGTCCCTTGCCGGCCTGCCCGGCGTGCAGGACGTGCGCTCGGTCAGCCTGTTCGGACTGTCTTATGTGTCGGTCTATTTCGACGACGACATGGATATCTATTTCGCCCGCCAGCTCGTGAACGAACGGCTGCAACAGGTCGGTGAGCGGCTTCCGGCGGGTTATGGAAAGCCGGAGATGGGACCGAACACATCCGGCCTGGGCCAGGTGTTCTGGTACACCGTGGAGCGTGCCAGCGACACGGCGGCGGACGCGCCATCCGACATGGACCTGCGTGCACTGCAGGACTGGTCGATCCGGCTGATCCTGCGTACGGCGCCCGGCGTCGACGACGTGACCTCGTGGGGCGGCCAGCAGAAGCAGTACCAGGTGCGTGTCGATCCGCTTCGGCTGGCCGCGCATTCGCTCGGCTTCAGGGACGTGATCGATGCGCTGGCCGCGAACAACGCGCAGGTCGGTGGCAACGTGCTCGACGTCGGCCGCGAGCAATACCTTGTCCGCGGCCTCGGGCTGGTGGAAAACGCGAAGGACATCGGCAGCATCGTGCTCACGTCCAGCGACGGAACGCCGGTCTACATCCGCGACGTCGCGACGGTGACCGAGGCCGGCGCGCCGCGCACGGGTGCGGTGACCCGCGATGGCAAGGAAGTGGTGCTGGGGCAGGCGCTCGCCCGCGTCGGCGAGAATGCGCGCAGCGTGGTCGACGCGGTCAAGGCGAAGCTGGAAACGGTACGAAAGGCGTTACCCAACGGAACGGTCGTCAAGCCCGTCTACGAACGCACCGACCTGGTCAACGCCGCGGTAGGTACCGCGGTGCGCGCGCTCATCGAGGGCTCGATCCTCGTCGCACTGGTGCTGTTCCTCTTCCTCGGCGAGTTGCGCAGCGCACTGATCGTCGTCGTGACCCTGCCCCTGGCCATGCTCATCGCGTTCATCTGCATGGGGCAGGCCGGGCTGTCGGCCAACCTGATGTCGCTTGCCGGCCTCGCGATCGGTATCGGCATGATGGTCGACGGTGCGGTGGTGATGGTGGAGAACGCTTTCAGGATCATGGCCGAGAAGCGTGCCGAAGGCGCGGGCGTCGACCGTTCCGCGGCGGTGTTGCAGGCGGCACGCGAAGTGGCGGCACCCATGGCCTTCGCGATCCTGATCATCATCGTGGTGTTCCTTCCGTTGCTCAGCCTGCAAGGGCTCGAAGGCAAGATGTTCAAGCCGATGGCATTCAACATCAGCTTCGCCATGGCCGGCTCATTGGTGCTTGCGCTGACCCTGGTGCCGGTGCTGGCCGCGCTGGTGCTCAAGCCGAAAGCCGAGAAGGACACGCGCCTGGTTGGCTACCTCAAGCGAGCCTATGCGCGGGTGCTGGGCTGGTCGCTCGCGCATCGCAGGGTCGTGCTCGGTATCGCCGCTGCCGCGCTCATCGCGTCGCTCGCGCTGTTCCCGTTCCTCGGCAAGGAGTTCATGCCCAACCTCCGCGAGGGCGCCATCATGTGGCGGATCACCTCGATCCCTTCCGCTTCCCTGGACGAGTCGATCGACATCTCGCGGCGCGTCGCCGACCGGATCAAGGCGAAGTTCCCGGAGGTGGACACGACGCTGGCGATGATCGGGCGCGCCGAGAAAGGCGAGACGGCGGACGTGAACTACATGGAGGTTTACACGCCGTTGAAGCAGGAGGCGCAGTGGCGCCGCGGCCAGACCCTGGAAAGCATCGAGGAAGCCATGCAGGCCGAACTCGGCGCGCTGCTACCCACGGCCGTGGTCAGTTACACCCAGCCGATCCAGATGCGTATCGAGGAATTGATTTCCGGCGTGCGCGCCACGCTCGCGCTGAAGATCTATGGCGATGATCTCGCTCAGCTCGATCGCCTCGCCGCGGCCAGCAAGGCGGTGCTGGCCGGCGTGCCGGGCGTCGCCGACCTCGCCCTCGAAGCCAACCTGGGCAAGCCACAGGTACGCATCGCGGTGGACCGCGAAGCCCTTGCCCGCTATGGCCTGAATGCCCAGGACATCCTCACCGTAGTTCGCAACGGCATCGGCGGCGAGCCCGTCGGCACGCTGCTGGACGGGGTGAAGCGTTTCGACCTGACGGTGCGACTCAACGCGGCGAATACGGCCTCGCTGCAGGAACTCGAACGGATACCGCTACGGACGCCGTCCGGTGCACTGGTGCGGCTCGACCAGGTGGCCTCCCTTACCACCGCGGAGGGCTACTCGTTCATCCGCCGCGAACAGCTGCAGCGCTACGCCGTGATCCAGATGGACGTGCGCGGCCGCGACATCGATGGCTTCGTCCGCGACGCCAACGCGGCCCTGGCGACATCGGTACCGATGCCGACCGGCTACTACAGCGAATGGGGCGGCGCGTTCGAGAACCAGCAACGTGCGCTGGCACGGCTGGCGATCATCGTGCCGGCAACGATCTTCCTGATCTTCATCCTGCTCTATACCGCCTTCAACTCGACCAGGCATGCCGCGCTGATCCTTGCCAACGTGCCGTTCGCGACGATCGGCGGGGTCGTCGGCCTGTTCCTCACCGGGCAATACCTGTCGGTGCCCTCCGCGATCGGGTTCATCGCCGTGTTCGGCGTGGCCATGCTCAACGGTATCGTGCTGGTCAGCTTCCTCAACGAACAGCGCCGTGCGGGCATGGGCGTGCGTGAGGCCGTCTTACGCGGCACGGCGCTGCGACTGCGGCCGGTGTTGATGACGGCGAGCGTGGCGATCCTGGGCCTCGTGCCGATGCTGCTCTCCCGCGGTGTCGGCGCCGAGACCCAGCGTCCGCTGGCGACCGTCGTCGTCGGCGGCCTGGTCACGGCAACCCTGTTGACGCTGGTGCTGTTGCCGGTGCTTTACGACTGGATGGAGGGCAGGAAGGAAGCGGTCAGCCCCCGTTCGTGA
- a CDS encoding TolC family protein encodes MFARRTAPLGALCALLAVPAIASQATAGTSSLAAPPPAVQAAIRDLWARSPRVEAADASLRAAQERAHAAGQPVYNPSLQLDGENADVDRRTVGASLTLDVTGKRGARVVENAAAVRGREAVLRRERRDVAAEWLKAWAGTTLARDQVVLGRERLALMQRFDAEAARRLEAGDISGPERDLARLALGEAHVQQSALDAQAASADAALAALGSDVREPLPALPRELPPSIDAVVPVPEAERIETVEAQAEQERSDAAVVVADRARRPDPTVSLTGGQVRSGPRTDRVVGVSVSIPIPLRNSGRHDVDAARADADAAWAARRAVALRVAAQWQGTRATYAALRAASESFRRTRAEGRDAPTLQLDRLWQAGEITTSDYLVQVKQHLDTALAGLALENQAWQAWFDYLATSGRLTEWIGSHAKDTTP; translated from the coding sequence ATGTTCGCTCGACGTACAGCGCCTCTCGGCGCCCTGTGCGCGTTGCTTGCCGTCCCGGCCATCGCCAGCCAGGCGACCGCCGGCACGTCCTCGTTAGCCGCACCGCCACCTGCCGTGCAGGCGGCCATCCGTGACCTCTGGGCGCGTAGCCCGCGGGTCGAAGCCGCCGATGCCAGCCTTCGCGCCGCGCAGGAGCGCGCCCATGCCGCCGGCCAGCCGGTCTACAACCCTTCGCTCCAGCTGGACGGCGAAAACGCCGACGTCGATCGCCGTACGGTGGGCGCGAGCCTGACTCTCGACGTCACCGGCAAGCGCGGCGCGCGGGTGGTCGAAAACGCCGCCGCCGTGCGTGGTCGCGAAGCCGTGCTGCGGCGCGAGCGGCGCGACGTCGCCGCCGAGTGGCTCAAGGCATGGGCCGGCACGACCCTCGCGCGGGACCAGGTCGTGCTTGGCCGCGAGCGCCTCGCCCTGATGCAGCGCTTCGACGCGGAGGCCGCGCGACGGCTGGAAGCGGGCGACATCAGCGGCCCGGAGCGGGACCTCGCCCGCCTTGCCCTGGGCGAAGCCCACGTGCAGCAGTCCGCGCTGGATGCGCAGGCTGCATCCGCGGATGCAGCGCTGGCCGCGCTTGGCAGCGATGTCCGCGAGCCTTTGCCCGCATTGCCGCGCGAGCTGCCACCGTCGATCGACGCCGTGGTGCCCGTGCCCGAGGCCGAGCGGATCGAGACGGTCGAGGCCCAGGCCGAGCAGGAGCGTAGCGATGCGGCCGTCGTCGTCGCCGACCGTGCCCGCCGTCCCGATCCGACCGTGAGCCTCACCGGTGGCCAGGTGCGCAGTGGTCCGCGTACCGATCGTGTCGTCGGCGTCAGCGTCTCGATCCCCATCCCCCTGCGCAACAGCGGGCGACACGACGTGGATGCGGCGCGCGCCGATGCCGATGCCGCGTGGGCGGCGCGTCGTGCCGTGGCGCTTCGCGTCGCTGCGCAATGGCAAGGAACGCGGGCGACGTACGCGGCACTACGTGCGGCAAGCGAATCGTTCCGCCGCACGCGTGCCGAAGGGCGTGACGCACCCACGTTGCAACTCGACCGGCTTTGGCAGGCCGGCGAAATCACCACCTCGGATTACCTCGTGCAGGTGAAACAGCACCTCGATACCGCACTCGCCGGCCTCGCCCTGGAAAACCAGGCGTGGCAGGCGTGGTTCGACTACCTCGCCACGTCGGGCCGCCTCACCGAATGGATCGGCAGCCACGCAAAGGACACCACGCCATGA
- a CDS encoding dodecin family protein: MTDHVYKSVELTGSSADGTDAAVRCAIERASKTIRDIRWFKVIETRGYVEDGKVAHWQVTIKVGFTLEE, from the coding sequence ATGACCGACCATGTCTATAAGTCCGTCGAGCTCACCGGTTCGTCAGCGGACGGCACCGATGCCGCCGTCCGCTGTGCCATCGAACGCGCCTCGAAGACCATCCGCGACATCCGCTGGTTCAAGGTCATCGAGACGCGTGGCTACGTGGAAGACGGCAAGGTGGCGCACTGGCAGGTGACGATCAAGGTCGGCTTCACCCTCGAGGAATGA